AGTCACTCTACTCTCTGGTCCTGTTACATTAGAGAATTGGACTATCTACTTTCTATGGTTTTTCCTACCCTGAATTCTCTGGTATTCTGCACTGATCCAAGATGCCTTTCTGGGCAGGGCTGCCAGtggaagggagagatcagcaggaTGTGGCATGCAGGGCGCAAAGACACTGATGGGGTGGTCCCTATCCGTGTTGTTATATACCCAACTGGGCCACATTGGTACAAAAGGTATCTTTATTGAGGTCTGGGTTAGAATTAGGCACTTGGCCAGAGCAGCAGCTTAAATATGAGGCAAGCAGGCAGGGGTCAGCCATGCCCGGGCTAGgtcggcgggggtgggggggaggctaTAGGCACAGACTCTACCCAGAGGGACAgaaatggggagggggcaggggaacGAGGGCACAGAGCAGTCTGGGCCTGAAGCCTGGTGGGTTGGCCCCATGGGGCTGAGCAAGAAGCTCTGGGTGGCTGGTCCGCAGGGCAAAGACTGGGTGCTCTTATTCCACGTGCTCCTGAGGCCCAGGCCTCTGGCAGGGGCAGCCACACTGGAAGGGCCTTCCCAGGCCTCACTTCTTCACCTTTGCGTCATAAGTGCCTGCATTCTTGTAGGCACTCACATAACCGCTGTCATCCAAGATGTCCTGCCGTCCAGCAATGCCCTTACCCTTGCCACTCTCATCGAAGCGCTCCTTGTGAGAACCAGTGTACTTGCTGGTGTCAGTCAACCGTTCCACAGCACCTCctgtttttgctttctgtttggaCAGAATTCCCCCAGGGAAACATGATGAGGGAACCCAGCCCTTCCCACCCTTGCCTGAGATTTCCAACAACCCCCTCAGTAGCCACACTAGACCAGCAGGGCACTTACAGTGACGCCCACATTGGCTGGTTCCTTGCCTGCCACCAGCTGGCAGATGGCATCGAAAGCTTCCTCTTTACTCTTCCCCTTGAATCGCTTGGTCGCCAGCTCTTCTAGGGCTTTCTTGAAC
The genomic region above belongs to Tamandua tetradactyla isolate mTamTet1 chromosome 16, mTamTet1.pri, whole genome shotgun sequence and contains:
- the TPPP3 gene encoding tubulin polymerization-promoting protein family member 3; its protein translation is MATSTNVAGLEESFRKFAIHGDPKASGQEMNGKNWAKLCKDCKVADGKAVTGTDVDIIFSKVKGKSARVINYEEFKKALEELATKRFKGKSKEEAFDAICQLVAGKEPANVGVTKAKTGGAVERLTDTSKYTGSHKERFDESGKGKGIAGRQDILDDSGYVSAYKNAGTYDAKVKK